Proteins encoded within one genomic window of Coregonus clupeaformis isolate EN_2021a unplaced genomic scaffold, ASM2061545v1 scaf4296, whole genome shotgun sequence:
- the LOC123490653 gene encoding 2-aminoethanethiol dioxygenase-like — protein MPRDNNTSLIQKIASQANITFKDFNASAIGDNKVFLDNRGDLINLLTEVRAADLKIAQMKPNGSHSDQSPPVTYMHICETESFSMGVFLLNSGASIPLHDHPGMNGMLKVLYGKVSIRCFDLLDKPPAQSESETQFDPPLLPSQKDCLRRAVLRATTWFTHDSSPCILTPHRENLHQIDAVDGPAVFLDILAPPYDPEDGRDCHYYQVLQTVPDADSKVEPQKEWEEETWLLEIGQPDGFWCGGEPYLGPKVSF, from the coding sequence ATGCCACGGGATAACAATACGTCTCTCATTCAGAAAATAGCCAGCCAAGCCAATATCACATTTAAAGATTTCAATGCATCCGCAATTGGGGACAACAAAGTATTCTTGGACAACCGGGGGGATCTAATCAACCTGCTGACCGAAGTCAGGGCTGCAGACCTGAAGATCGCGCAGATGAAACCGAACGGCTCCCATTCCGACCAAAGCCCACCCGTCACGTACATGCACATTTGCGAGACCGAGTCGTTCAGTATGGGGGTGTTTCTACTGAACAGCGGGGCTTCCATCCCGCTCCACGACCACCCGGGTATGAACGGGATGCTGAAAGTTCTATACGGGAAGGTCAGTATCAGGTGTTTTGACCTGTTGGATAAACCTCCGGCCCAGTCGGAGAGTGAGACCCAGTTCGACCCGCCGCTGCTGCCGTCCCAGAAGGACTGTCTGCGGCGAGCTGTGCTCAGGGCCACCACGTGGTTCACCCATGACAGTAGTCCGTGTATCTTAACCCCGCATAGGGAGAACCTGCATCAGATCGACGCGGTGGATGGACCTGCTGTCTTCCTCGACATCCTGGCACCTCCGTATGACCCGGAAGATGGGAGGGACTGTCATTATTATCAAGTCTTACAGACTGTTCCCGACGCAGACAGTAAGGTAGAGCCGCAGAAGGAGTGGGAGGAAGAGACGTGGTTACTAGAGATAGGCCAGCCTGATGGCTTCTGGTGTGGGGGTGAACCATACCTCGGGCCCAAGGTCTCCTTCTAA